The proteins below are encoded in one region of Aquisphaera giovannonii:
- a CDS encoding DHA2 family efflux MFS transporter permease subunit: MTDAAPDQTPTPAGARTPNPWIVAAAVVVPTFMEVLDTTIANVALRYIAGGLSASNNDSEWVITSYLAANATILPISGWLSARLGRRNYFLGSIAVFTIASGLCGIAGSLEELILFRIIQGLAGGGLQPSSQAILLDAFPPAKQGAAMTMFAIAGLVAPVVGPTLGGYLTVYYNWRWIFYINIPIGALGLLASWKMVEDPAYLKATTADLRRRPLNLDYIGLGLLVLGVSCWEVLLSKGQEWDWYNDPTWRAQAMAIGFGASLVLLVAHSLRSADPLVNVRPLANRNFAACSLIIFCVYAVLYGSSTTLPGLLQTLFSYDAYASGLVLSPSGIGSVVMLLVAGTLLGRGVDARYLIVAGLLLMAAGSYWMAVMNLEISPFQVIWPRVVTFMGISLLFAPITVAAFQGIPRELRGAAVGLFALLRNEGGSVGTSLAKTFEQRRAQFHSVRVGDFLDAYNPHVNEFLEQSRSAFLQITGDPAASDLASVQVLEALRTQQAESLAFFDDFWLFSVVSLSLIALVFLMQPSVAEKGAHIAAE, translated from the coding sequence ATGACCGACGCCGCCCCGGACCAGACGCCGACGCCCGCGGGCGCCCGCACGCCGAATCCCTGGATCGTCGCGGCGGCGGTGGTCGTGCCGACCTTCATGGAGGTGCTGGACACGACGATCGCCAACGTCGCCCTGCGGTACATCGCCGGGGGGCTCTCCGCGTCGAACAACGACAGCGAGTGGGTCATCACCAGCTACCTCGCGGCGAACGCGACGATCCTGCCGATCTCCGGCTGGCTCTCGGCCAGGCTCGGCCGGCGGAACTACTTCCTGGGCTCGATCGCCGTCTTCACGATCGCCTCGGGCCTCTGCGGCATCGCCGGCAGCCTGGAGGAGCTGATCCTCTTCCGGATCATCCAGGGCCTCGCAGGGGGCGGGCTGCAGCCGTCCAGCCAGGCGATCCTCCTCGACGCGTTCCCCCCCGCGAAGCAGGGCGCGGCGATGACCATGTTCGCCATCGCGGGCCTCGTCGCCCCGGTCGTCGGCCCCACGCTCGGCGGGTACCTGACCGTCTACTACAACTGGCGATGGATCTTCTACATCAACATCCCGATCGGGGCCCTGGGATTGCTGGCCTCGTGGAAGATGGTCGAGGACCCGGCCTACCTGAAGGCGACGACGGCCGACCTCCGCCGCCGGCCGCTGAACCTGGACTACATCGGCCTGGGCCTGCTCGTGCTCGGCGTCTCGTGCTGGGAGGTCCTGCTGAGCAAGGGGCAGGAGTGGGACTGGTACAACGACCCCACCTGGCGGGCGCAGGCCATGGCGATCGGCTTCGGGGCCTCGCTCGTGCTCCTGGTGGCCCACTCGCTGCGGAGCGCCGACCCGCTCGTGAACGTCCGGCCGCTCGCGAACCGGAACTTCGCGGCGTGCAGCCTGATCATCTTCTGCGTCTACGCGGTCCTCTACGGCTCCTCGACGACCCTCCCCGGCCTGCTCCAGACGCTCTTCTCCTACGACGCGTACGCGTCGGGGCTGGTGCTCTCGCCGTCGGGGATCGGCTCGGTGGTGATGCTCCTGGTCGCCGGCACCCTGCTGGGCCGCGGCGTGGACGCCCGGTACCTGATCGTGGCGGGGCTCCTCCTGATGGCGGCGGGCTCCTACTGGATGGCGGTCATGAACCTGGAGATCAGCCCCTTCCAGGTCATCTGGCCCCGCGTCGTGACGTTCATGGGGATCTCCCTGCTCTTCGCGCCGATCACCGTCGCCGCCTTCCAGGGTATCCCGCGCGAGCTCCGGGGCGCCGCGGTCGGGCTGTTCGCCCTCCTCCGCAACGAGGGGGGCAGCGTGGGCACCTCGCTGGCCAAGACGTTCGAACAGCGGCGGGCGCAATTCCACTCGGTGCGCGTAGGGGACTTCCTCGACGCGTACAATCCCCACGTCAACGAGTTCCTGGAGCAGTCCCGCTCCGCGTTCCTCCAGATCACCGGGGATCCGGCCGCCTCCGACCTCGCGTCGGTCCAGGTCCTGGAGGCCCTCCGGACCCAGCAGGCCGAGAGCCTGGCCTTCTTCGACGACTTCTGGCTCTTCTCCGTCGTCTCCCTCTCGCTCATCGCGCTCGTCTTCCTGATGCAGCCGTCGGTGGCCGAGAAGGGGGCGCACATCGCGGCCGAATGA
- a CDS encoding HlyD family secretion protein: MSAETPRGENPAPEIIGPPNAEGPAHASDRTASSPAKGRGANGGSRRPVLMWGVGLIALVAVANYLGPSILRTFRTISTDDAYINGHVTMVAPRVQGQVTRVLVDDNMRVSKGDLLVELDREPYQVQLDIKQSAVHNAEADLNAAEAQVRATFGQVRSLRWKLQTAMEQVDNQVALLRAHVAALRSREATRDRARADLNRARALFERASISREELDQRREAERVADALAQQALEEVYETRVSLGLPPRVEKGELTDVPPDLNQNFSGVRQALAELSQSVAQVGLPLTSAKRTPKEAIDEFIRRDKEGDIDRIIERIVPDAPAVRQAKAKLMQARRDLAKAELDLRYCTVVSEIDGVVTRRNVNPGNNVLAGQALMAVRSTTEIWVDANFKETQIADLRIGQRVDCEVDMYGHRRSFEGRITGFTMGTGQTLSLLPPQNATGNFVKVVQRLPVRIELTDYDPEKSPLFVGLSVVPYVYYKEPASGPGAGEVLQPILERPKGAIAGGALSAAGPSTPAGAGTSPRPPSEPPARPL; the protein is encoded by the coding sequence ATGAGCGCCGAGACTCCGCGAGGAGAGAATCCGGCCCCCGAGATCATCGGGCCGCCGAATGCCGAGGGACCCGCGCACGCTTCGGACCGGACCGCGTCGTCGCCCGCGAAGGGCCGGGGGGCGAACGGCGGCTCGCGTCGCCCCGTGCTGATGTGGGGCGTCGGCCTGATCGCCCTGGTCGCGGTGGCGAACTACCTCGGCCCGAGCATCCTCAGGACCTTCCGGACCATCTCCACCGACGACGCGTACATCAACGGGCACGTGACGATGGTGGCCCCGCGCGTCCAGGGGCAGGTGACGCGCGTGCTCGTCGACGACAACATGCGGGTCTCCAAGGGGGACCTGCTCGTGGAGCTCGACCGCGAACCGTACCAGGTCCAGCTCGACATAAAGCAGTCGGCTGTGCACAACGCGGAGGCGGACCTGAACGCGGCCGAGGCCCAGGTGCGGGCCACGTTCGGCCAGGTCCGCAGCCTGAGGTGGAAGCTCCAGACCGCGATGGAGCAGGTGGACAACCAGGTCGCCCTCCTGCGGGCCCACGTCGCGGCGCTGCGGAGCCGCGAGGCCACCCGCGACCGGGCGCGGGCCGACCTGAACCGGGCCCGCGCGCTGTTCGAGCGAGCCTCGATCTCGCGCGAGGAGCTCGACCAGCGCCGGGAGGCGGAGCGGGTCGCCGACGCCCTGGCGCAGCAGGCGCTCGAGGAAGTCTACGAGACGAGGGTCTCGCTGGGGCTCCCGCCGCGTGTCGAGAAGGGTGAGCTCACCGACGTCCCGCCGGACCTGAACCAGAACTTCTCCGGCGTCCGCCAGGCCCTCGCGGAACTCTCGCAGAGCGTCGCCCAGGTCGGCCTCCCGCTCACGTCCGCGAAGCGGACGCCGAAGGAGGCGATCGACGAGTTCATCCGCCGGGACAAGGAAGGGGACATCGACCGGATCATCGAGCGGATCGTCCCCGACGCCCCGGCCGTCCGCCAGGCGAAGGCGAAGCTGATGCAGGCGCGTCGGGACCTGGCCAAGGCGGAGCTGGACCTCCGCTACTGCACCGTCGTCAGCGAGATCGACGGCGTGGTCACCCGGCGGAACGTCAACCCGGGGAACAACGTCCTCGCCGGCCAGGCCCTCATGGCCGTCCGCTCCACGACGGAGATCTGGGTCGACGCCAACTTCAAGGAGACCCAGATCGCCGACCTCCGGATCGGCCAGCGCGTGGACTGCGAGGTGGACATGTACGGGCATCGGAGGTCCTTCGAGGGGAGGATCACCGGCTTCACGATGGGGACCGGCCAGACGCTCTCGCTGCTGCCGCCGCAGAACGCGACGGGCAACTTCGTGAAGGTCGTCCAGAGGCTCCCGGTGAGGATCGAGCTCACCGACTACGACCCGGAGAAGTCCCCGCTGTTCGTCGGCCTGTCGGTCGTCCCCTACGTCTACTACAAGGAGCCGGCGAGCGGGCCGGGCGCGGGCGAGGTCCTCCAGCCGATCCTCGAGCGCCCGAAGGGGGCGATCGCGGGCGGGGCCCTCTCTGCCGCGGGGCCGTCGACGCCCGCGGGCGCCGGCACGTCGCCTCGCCCGCCGTCGGAGCCGCCGGCCCGGCCGCTCTGA
- a CDS encoding DUF6985 domain-containing protein, with product MNQETLDQAPFPVLKWDHYGWAGEVVLPSWAGFQARRDAYGGGSVGRPPDGTARLSIASLDSDARAHPTAEQVAAFRHLMDNEAEVADAVARALVEYCPGEAYNGDDDELMDVSEADDLRPLIGLSEVHVLDVFRDGFACVGFQFGCVWHEEHGAGVMTHRGRVIATGQADCSFLEWIAEQGLDRRRG from the coding sequence ATGAATCAAGAGACGCTCGATCAGGCTCCATTTCCGGTGTTGAAGTGGGACCACTACGGCTGGGCGGGCGAGGTCGTCCTGCCGTCGTGGGCCGGGTTCCAGGCCCGACGAGACGCATACGGGGGCGGCAGCGTGGGACGGCCCCCGGACGGCACCGCCCGGTTGTCGATCGCCTCGCTGGACAGCGACGCCCGGGCCCACCCGACCGCCGAGCAGGTCGCGGCCTTCCGGCACCTGATGGACAACGAGGCGGAGGTGGCCGACGCCGTCGCGCGGGCCCTCGTCGAATACTGCCCCGGCGAGGCCTACAATGGGGACGACGACGAGCTGATGGACGTGAGCGAGGCGGATGACCTCCGCCCGCTCATCGGCCTGTCGGAGGTGCACGTGCTCGACGTCTTCCGGGACGGTTTCGCGTGCGTGGGCTTCCAGTTCGGGTGCGTCTGGCACGAGGAGCACGGTGCCGGCGTGATGACGCACCGCGGCCGGGTGATCGCCACCGGCCAGGCGGACTGCTCGTTCCTGGAGTGGATCGCGGAGCAGGGGCTCGACAGGCGGCGGGGGTAG